In Phycisphaerae bacterium, one genomic interval encodes:
- a CDS encoding MBL fold metallo-hydrolase: protein MAARFAEFVHGDLRLLGSSLAGEETCVIAPELNLAFDLGRAPREALGVDHIFLTHGHMDHAAGIAYYFSQRMFVDNQPGHLYVPGALVTPVQRLLRIWADIDGHEPPANIHAVEPGTDVPLRKDLVVRPFEVNHPCRRHDRSIVPTLGFAAIEVRHKLISEYQNLTGPQLVELKRQGVEITRRVEIPLVAYCGDTAVGDFLDLDYVSGAKVLLLECTFVEPDHVERARAGNHMHISDLPGVIPRLHNERIVLTHLSRRTALSVAKTMLRSELGAAWDERISFFMEHRPRTRRRPADADESD from the coding sequence ATGGCAGCCCGCTTCGCCGAGTTCGTTCACGGTGACCTCCGCCTGCTCGGCTCATCCCTGGCGGGCGAGGAAACCTGCGTCATCGCGCCCGAGCTGAACCTCGCGTTCGACCTCGGCCGCGCGCCGCGCGAGGCCCTCGGCGTCGATCACATCTTCCTGACGCACGGCCACATGGATCACGCCGCCGGGATCGCCTACTACTTCTCCCAGCGGATGTTCGTCGACAACCAGCCCGGTCACCTGTACGTGCCCGGCGCGCTCGTCACGCCCGTCCAGCGCCTGCTGCGAATCTGGGCCGACATCGATGGCCACGAGCCCCCGGCCAACATCCACGCGGTCGAGCCCGGCACCGACGTGCCACTCCGTAAAGACCTCGTGGTGCGCCCCTTCGAAGTGAATCACCCGTGTCGCCGACACGATCGTTCGATCGTCCCGACGCTCGGTTTCGCCGCCATCGAGGTGCGGCACAAGCTCATCTCCGAGTACCAGAACCTGACCGGACCGCAACTCGTTGAGCTGAAACGACAGGGTGTGGAGATTACGCGACGCGTAGAGATTCCGCTCGTGGCATATTGCGGCGATACGGCGGTCGGCGATTTTCTGGATCTCGACTATGTGAGCGGCGCGAAGGTGCTGCTGCTGGAATGCACGTTCGTCGAGCCCGACCACGTGGAACGCGCCCGGGCCGGGAACCACATGCACATCAGCGATCTGCCGGGCGTGATCCCCCGCTTGCACAATGAGCGGATCGTGCTTACGCACCTGTCACGCCGCACAGCCCTCTCCGTCGCCAAGACCATGTTGCGAAGCGAATTAGGTGCGGCCTGGGACGAGCGGATCTCGTTCTTCATGGAACACCGGCCCCGCACCCGCCGTCGGCCGGCAGACGCGGACGAGTCCGACTGA
- the lipA gene encoding lipoyl synthase, producing the protein MADTIPLPITQATPRQRRLPPWLKRPLPAGEAMIETRKLVNGLKLNTVCVEARCPNLTECWSRHTATFMILGDKCTRRCRFCAVHTARPDPVDDGEPDRLAEAAAHLRLRHVVITSVARDDLEDEGAGHFARCIRALRARLPEVSVEVLVPDFHARRQCVQIVADAAPEVFNHNVETVPSLHKRVRPQAKYPRSLETLRLAKELRPDMKTKSGVMVGLGESRDELFQVLRDLRAANCDLLTIGQYLKPSSGDGHAPVARYYHPEEFEELAARAEELGFTAVASGPFVRSSYFAETLYRKTD; encoded by the coding sequence ATGGCAGACACGATTCCCCTTCCAATTACGCAGGCCACTCCGCGGCAGCGCCGCCTGCCGCCGTGGTTGAAACGCCCGCTCCCCGCCGGCGAGGCGATGATCGAGACCCGCAAGCTCGTCAACGGGTTGAAGCTCAACACGGTGTGCGTCGAGGCGCGCTGCCCCAACCTGACAGAATGCTGGTCGCGACACACGGCGACCTTCATGATCCTGGGCGACAAGTGCACCCGCCGGTGCCGGTTCTGTGCCGTGCACACCGCCCGGCCGGACCCGGTGGACGACGGTGAGCCGGACCGTTTAGCCGAGGCAGCGGCGCACCTGCGGCTGCGGCACGTCGTCATCACGTCCGTGGCGCGCGACGACCTGGAGGATGAGGGTGCCGGCCACTTCGCACGCTGCATCCGCGCGCTGCGCGCTCGGTTACCGGAGGTGTCGGTCGAGGTGCTCGTTCCGGACTTTCACGCCCGGCGCCAGTGCGTGCAGATCGTCGCGGACGCGGCCCCCGAGGTTTTCAACCACAACGTGGAGACGGTCCCCAGCCTGCACAAACGCGTGCGGCCGCAGGCGAAGTACCCGCGCTCGCTCGAGACCCTGCGCCTCGCCAAGGAGCTGCGGCCGGACATGAAGACGAAGAGCGGCGTGATGGTCGGGCTTGGCGAAAGCCGGGACGAGTTGTTCCAGGTGCTGCGCGACCTGCGGGCGGCGAACTGTGACCTGCTCACGATCGGGCAGTACCTGAAGCCGTCCTCCGGCGATGGGCACGCGCCGGTGGCGCGCTACTACCATCCCGAGGAATTCGAGGAGCTGGCGGCGCGGGCCGAGGAACTCGGCTTCACCGCCGTCGCCAGCGGCCCGTTCGTGCGCAGCAGCTACTTCGCGGAGACGCTGTACCGGAAAACGGATTGA
- a CDS encoding alpha/beta hydrolase codes for MDLRSRTRCLLVVWTLSALTGCATYPRVPCPPRVTPALGEMRSDHAAVQLLFATDRRPTGAKEPALMFGIERARGLTYGRSEVSIPARHNAGRVDEVVLAAHDPRRNVVLLSALTLDRPGRGQVPQQFLNELRARVAQSPRREIFVFIHGYAATFESAARTAAQVAHDVRFDGVPIVYTWPTQGSVLSYLVDGANAEWTVPYFVDFLELLVRESGAERIHLMAHSMGTRVLANGLRDYMARQGRLPHLHPTAVDAEPDFDQIIFAAADLDAEIFERDYVPFVLAAARRATIYVSTNDWALGLSVRLNGYFRLGQGDLPNVDLEALQRIDVVDVTAFDRDFLGHFYFSQCPRVLEDLAGVLDTPAAPRAAPPATTANDKTARRLQRTFYYRMNP; via the coding sequence ATGGACTTGCGAAGTCGCACGCGCTGTCTGCTCGTAGTGTGGACGCTCTCCGCGCTCACGGGCTGCGCAACATACCCGCGGGTACCGTGCCCGCCACGTGTGACGCCAGCGCTCGGCGAAATGCGGAGCGACCATGCGGCCGTGCAACTGCTGTTCGCGACGGATCGCCGACCTACAGGAGCGAAAGAGCCGGCGCTGATGTTCGGTATCGAGCGCGCCCGCGGGCTGACGTACGGGCGAAGTGAAGTGAGCATTCCCGCCCGGCACAACGCCGGCCGCGTCGACGAAGTGGTCCTCGCCGCACACGACCCCCGCCGAAATGTCGTGTTGCTGTCCGCCCTGACGCTCGATCGGCCCGGGCGCGGCCAGGTGCCCCAGCAGTTCCTGAATGAACTGCGCGCCCGCGTGGCCCAGTCGCCGCGGCGGGAAATCTTCGTCTTCATCCACGGCTACGCGGCGACGTTCGAGAGTGCGGCCCGCACGGCGGCCCAGGTCGCACACGATGTCCGCTTCGACGGCGTGCCGATCGTCTACACGTGGCCCACGCAGGGTTCCGTGCTGAGCTACCTCGTGGACGGGGCCAACGCCGAATGGACCGTGCCGTACTTCGTCGATTTCCTGGAGCTGCTGGTCCGCGAGTCCGGAGCGGAACGCATCCACCTCATGGCCCACAGCATGGGCACGCGTGTACTGGCCAACGGACTGCGCGACTACATGGCGCGCCAAGGCCGCTTGCCGCACCTGCACCCGACGGCCGTCGATGCCGAGCCGGATTTCGACCAGATCATCTTCGCCGCCGCCGACCTGGACGCCGAGATCTTCGAGCGCGACTATGTGCCCTTCGTGCTGGCGGCGGCGCGGCGGGCGACGATCTACGTCTCGACGAACGATTGGGCGCTGGGTTTGTCAGTGCGGCTGAACGGGTACTTTCGGCTCGGGCAGGGCGATCTGCCGAACGTGGACCTGGAGGCGCTGCAACGCATCGACGTGGTCGACGTGACGGCGTTTGATCGCGACTTTCTCGGCCACTTCTACTTCAGCCAGTGCCCACGCGTGCTGGAAGACCTGGCGGGCGTGCTCGACACGCCGGCCGCTCCCCGCGCCGCGCCTCCGGCGACCACCGCAAACGACAAGACCGCCCGGCGACTGCAGCGGACGTTCTACTACCGCATGAACCCGTAG
- a CDS encoding glutamate--tRNA ligase produces the protein MSQTVRTRFAPSPTGYLHIGGARTALFNYLLAKRLGGKFVLRIEDTDQTRNIEAADQKLLEDLRWLGLHWDEGPEVGGPHGPYYQSQRRHLYDEHARRLLDAGQAYYAMETREELDAMRKAAQQRGEKGFRYPRPARFPSESEAQAARGAGREVVVRFKMPERDFVVPDQILGDVAIGAAELSDFVIVKSDGWPTYNYAVVVDDASMQITHVLRGQEHLMNTPGQIALYEAFGYTPPAFAHLPIIFNMSGTKMSKREKDKVVRDAAKTAQLDDARLMTLAGVDDAALVQAWRQGETQLPGEALQRLARALHVHLPEIEIHDFRRSGYLPEVLVNFIALLGWSPGTDQEKFTLAELCAAFGVERVGKTNARFDRDKLLNFNTTALEAAPMARKLAAFRDFLSVNEPGPLAGLDDAQLTHLIELCQGFRTFPDIEYKCGALFVPDAAVRYDEDALKKHLLKGESAGVKVLKEMQTRLAALDDWSPARLDALIRGYAEEHGLGLGKVAQPLRVAVTGTTVSPQIFDTLAVLGRDRTLARIARTLEMVAGAAKSAV, from the coding sequence ATGAGCCAGACCGTGCGTACCCGCTTCGCGCCCTCGCCGACCGGATACCTCCACATCGGCGGCGCGCGGACGGCACTGTTCAACTACCTGTTGGCCAAACGGCTCGGCGGGAAATTCGTGCTGCGCATCGAAGACACCGACCAGACCCGCAACATCGAGGCGGCCGACCAGAAGCTGCTCGAAGACCTGCGCTGGCTCGGGCTGCACTGGGACGAGGGACCGGAGGTCGGCGGACCGCACGGGCCGTACTACCAGTCGCAGCGCCGCCACCTGTACGACGAGCACGCCCGCCGCCTGCTCGACGCCGGCCAGGCCTACTACGCCATGGAGACGCGCGAGGAGCTCGACGCCATGCGCAAGGCCGCTCAGCAGCGCGGCGAAAAGGGCTTTCGCTATCCGCGACCGGCGCGCTTCCCCTCCGAGTCCGAGGCACAAGCAGCCCGTGGCGCCGGCCGGGAGGTGGTCGTGCGGTTCAAGATGCCCGAGCGCGACTTCGTCGTGCCGGACCAAATCCTCGGCGACGTCGCGATCGGCGCGGCCGAGCTGAGCGATTTCGTCATCGTCAAGAGCGACGGCTGGCCCACGTACAATTACGCCGTCGTCGTCGACGACGCGTCGATGCAGATCACGCACGTGCTCCGCGGCCAGGAGCACCTGATGAACACGCCCGGCCAGATCGCACTGTACGAAGCCTTCGGCTACACGCCGCCCGCGTTCGCCCACCTGCCGATCATCTTCAACATGAGCGGCACGAAGATGAGCAAGCGCGAGAAGGACAAGGTGGTGCGCGACGCGGCGAAAACGGCGCAGCTCGATGATGCGCGCCTGATGACGCTGGCCGGCGTGGACGACGCCGCGCTGGTGCAGGCCTGGCGGCAGGGCGAGACGCAATTGCCGGGCGAGGCTCTGCAGCGGCTGGCCCGCGCGCTGCACGTGCATCTGCCGGAAATCGAGATCCACGATTTCCGCCGGAGCGGGTATTTGCCCGAGGTGCTGGTGAACTTTATCGCGCTGTTGGGCTGGTCGCCGGGCACCGACCAGGAAAAGTTCACGCTGGCGGAGCTGTGCGCGGCGTTTGGCGTCGAGCGCGTCGGCAAGACGAATGCGCGCTTCGATCGCGACAAGCTGTTGAACTTCAATACGACGGCGCTGGAGGCGGCGCCCATGGCGCGCAAGCTGGCGGCGTTTCGCGATTTTCTGAGCGTGAATGAGCCGGGGCCGTTGGCCGGCCTCGACGACGCGCAGCTCACGCACCTGATCGAGCTCTGCCAGGGCTTCCGCACGTTCCCCGACATCGAATACAAGTGCGGGGCGCTATTCGTGCCGGACGCGGCGGTGCGCTACGACGAGGATGCGCTCAAGAAACACCTACTGAAGGGCGAGTCGGCTGGCGTAAAGGTCCTGAAGGAAATGCAGACGCGGCTGGCGGCGCTGGACGACTGGTCACCGGCCCGGCTGGACGCTCTCATCCGCGGCTATGCCGAGGAGCATGGGCTCGGGCTTGGCAAGGTCGCGCAGCCGCTGCGGGTGGCGGTGACCGGGACGACGGTGAGCCCGCAGATTTTCGATACGCTGGCGGTGCTGGGGCGGGACCGGACACTGGCCCGTATCGCGCGCACATTGGAAATGGTGGCCGGCGCTGCGAAATCTGCTGTATAA
- a CDS encoding acylphosphatase — protein MTTKTSGETVRCRVVYSGRVQGVCFRATTAELSREAAVVGYVRNQPDGTVELEAEGAARDVEALLNAVATEYSGFIAQAQRSALPPRGDETRFEIRY, from the coding sequence ATGACGACAAAGACGAGCGGCGAAACCGTACGCTGCCGGGTCGTGTATTCCGGCCGCGTGCAGGGGGTGTGTTTTCGGGCCACGACGGCGGAGCTGTCGCGCGAGGCCGCAGTGGTCGGCTACGTGCGGAACCAGCCGGACGGCACGGTGGAGCTGGAGGCCGAGGGGGCCGCGCGGGATGTGGAGGCGCTGCTCAACGCGGTGGCAACGGAGTATTCCGGCTTCATCGCGCAAGCGCAGCGCAGCGCGCTCCCGCCGCGCGGCGACGAGACCCGCTTCGAGATCCGCTACTGA
- a CDS encoding protease modulator HflC: MSKQSLFNLFIALLVVGILVFFACTYQVNFSEVAVKVRLGKADENSIIREPGLKFRWPLIDSIETYDIRLRTLDTPETEIKTVDGKNLIVGSYAVWTIADPLKFYTRVRTVKEAENRMRPRLAQSQAAVIGQSTLADFVNLDQQQKEASYTRLLQQMLDGARAELLADYGIDVTQIGFQRISLPKEATQQVFESMRQERNKLAARYRQEGKSRAEGIKARAEASAMQILAFADRRAKEIESAGIQASTRILAMIAPEDREFFEWLRWLDALKQSLAQKTTFFLDERSPLFEPFVRPPVAATSQPTDGRPGQ; the protein is encoded by the coding sequence ATGAGCAAGCAATCACTGTTCAACCTGTTCATCGCCCTCCTGGTGGTGGGCATCCTCGTGTTCTTCGCCTGCACGTATCAGGTGAATTTCAGTGAGGTGGCGGTGAAGGTTCGGCTGGGGAAAGCGGATGAGAACAGCATCATCCGCGAGCCCGGCCTGAAGTTCCGCTGGCCGCTGATCGACTCGATCGAGACCTACGACATCCGGCTGCGCACGCTGGACACGCCGGAGACGGAGATCAAGACGGTCGACGGCAAGAACCTGATCGTCGGGTCCTACGCCGTGTGGACGATTGCGGACCCGTTGAAGTTTTACACGCGGGTCCGGACGGTCAAGGAGGCGGAGAACCGCATGCGCCCGCGGCTGGCCCAGTCGCAGGCCGCGGTCATCGGACAAAGCACGCTGGCCGACTTCGTGAACCTGGACCAGCAGCAGAAGGAAGCGAGCTACACGCGGCTGCTCCAGCAGATGCTGGACGGGGCCCGGGCGGAATTGCTGGCCGATTACGGCATTGATGTGACCCAGATCGGCTTCCAGCGTATCTCGCTGCCCAAGGAGGCGACGCAGCAGGTCTTCGAGAGCATGCGACAGGAGCGCAACAAGCTTGCCGCCCGCTACCGCCAGGAAGGCAAGTCGCGCGCCGAAGGCATCAAGGCCCGCGCCGAGGCCAGCGCCATGCAGATCCTCGCGTTTGCCGACCGGCGGGCGAAGGAGATCGAGTCGGCCGGCATCCAGGCCAGCACGCGTATCCTGGCCATGATCGCGCCCGAGGACCGCGAGTTCTTCGAGTGGCTGCGCTGGCTGGACGCGCTCAAGCAATCGCTGGCGCAGAAAACCACGTTCTTCCTGGATGAACGCTCGCCGCTATTTGAGCCGTTCGTGCGGCCGCCGGTGGCGGCGACCAGCCAGCCGACGGACGGGAGGCCGGGGCAATGA